The Catharus ustulatus isolate bCatUst1 chromosome 16, bCatUst1.pri.v2, whole genome shotgun sequence genome window below encodes:
- the DECR2 gene encoding peroxisomal 2,4-dienoyl-CoA reductase [(3E)-enoyl-CoA-producing] isoform X1, whose translation MAAGAMAARVPPDEDEDECLPQYRHLFSPDLLAGQVAFITGGGSGIGFRIAEIFMRHGCRTVIASRNLQRVSEASKKLVAATGQQCLPLSMDVRQPQTIVAAVDEALKEFKRIDILINGAAGNFLCPASALSFNAFKTVIDIDTMGTFNTSKVLFEKYFRDHGGVIVNITATLSYRGQALQVHAGAAKAAIDAMTRHLAVEWGPNNIRVNSLAPGPITGTEGFRRLGGKFAEKSDQFSMIPLQRAGNKTEIAHSTLYLASPISSYVTGTTLVVDGGSWLTSPNSFSALLDVWAAGANQPH comes from the exons ATGGCCGCGGGCGCTATGGCCGCACGGGTGCCCCCGGACGAGGACGAGGATGAGTGTCTGCCCCAGTACCGGCACCTGTTCAGCCCCGACCTGCTCGC GGGCCAGGTTGCCTTCATCaccggcggcggctccggcaTCGGCTTCCGCATCGCCGAGATCTTCATGAG gCACGGCTGCCGGACCGTCATCGCCAGCAGGAACCTGCAGCGAGTGTCCGAG GCTTCGAAAAAGTTGGTGGCAGccacagggcagcagtgcctgcccctGTCCATGGACGTCCGGCAGCCCCAGACCATCGTGGCCGCGGTGGATGAGGCACTGAAGGAGTTTAAGAGGATTGACATCCTCATTAatg GTGCTGCGGGGAACTTCCTGTGCCCAGCCAGTGCCCTGTCCTTCAATGCCTTCAAGACAGTGATAGACATCGACACCATGGGCACCTTCAACACCTCCAAAGTCCTCTTTGAGAAATATTTCCGG gaCCACGGCGGGGTCATTGTTAACATCACGGCGACCCTGAGCTACCGAGGGCAGGCCCTGCAGGTGCACGCTGGGGCTGCCAAGGCTGCCATAG ATGCCATGACCCGTCACCTCGCGGTGGAGTGGGGACCCAACAACATCCGTGTGAACAGCCTGGCCCCCGGCCCCATCACGGGCACCGAGGGCTTCCGACGCCTGG GTGGGAAATTTGCTGAGAAATCCGACCAGTTCTCTATGATCCCACTGCAGCGCGCGGGGAACAAGACGGAGATCGCGCACAGCACCCTGTACCTGGCCAGCCCCATCTCGTCCTATGTCACTGGCACCACTCTGGTTGTGGATGGTGGGAGCTGGCTCACCTCCCCCAACAGCTTCTCTGCCTTGCTGG atgtctgggctgcaggagcaaaCCAACCCCACTGA
- the DECR2 gene encoding peroxisomal 2,4-dienoyl-CoA reductase [(3E)-enoyl-CoA-producing] isoform X2 produces MAAGAMAARVPPDEDEDECLPQYRHLFSPDLLAGQVAFITGGGSGIGFRIAEIFMRHGCRTVIASRNLQRVSEASKKLVAATGQQCLPLSMDVRQPQTIVAAVDEALKEFKRIDILINGAAGNFLCPASALSFNAFKTVIDIDTMGTFNTSKVLFEKYFRDHGGVIVNITATLSYRGQALQVHAGAAKAAIDAMTRHLAVEWGPNNIRVNSLAPGPITGTEGFRRLGGKFAEKSDQFSMIPLQRAGNKTEIAHSTLYLASPISSYVTGTTLVVDGGSWLTSPNSFSALLGIASSSAKL; encoded by the exons ATGGCCGCGGGCGCTATGGCCGCACGGGTGCCCCCGGACGAGGACGAGGATGAGTGTCTGCCCCAGTACCGGCACCTGTTCAGCCCCGACCTGCTCGC GGGCCAGGTTGCCTTCATCaccggcggcggctccggcaTCGGCTTCCGCATCGCCGAGATCTTCATGAG gCACGGCTGCCGGACCGTCATCGCCAGCAGGAACCTGCAGCGAGTGTCCGAG GCTTCGAAAAAGTTGGTGGCAGccacagggcagcagtgcctgcccctGTCCATGGACGTCCGGCAGCCCCAGACCATCGTGGCCGCGGTGGATGAGGCACTGAAGGAGTTTAAGAGGATTGACATCCTCATTAatg GTGCTGCGGGGAACTTCCTGTGCCCAGCCAGTGCCCTGTCCTTCAATGCCTTCAAGACAGTGATAGACATCGACACCATGGGCACCTTCAACACCTCCAAAGTCCTCTTTGAGAAATATTTCCGG gaCCACGGCGGGGTCATTGTTAACATCACGGCGACCCTGAGCTACCGAGGGCAGGCCCTGCAGGTGCACGCTGGGGCTGCCAAGGCTGCCATAG ATGCCATGACCCGTCACCTCGCGGTGGAGTGGGGACCCAACAACATCCGTGTGAACAGCCTGGCCCCCGGCCCCATCACGGGCACCGAGGGCTTCCGACGCCTGG GTGGGAAATTTGCTGAGAAATCCGACCAGTTCTCTATGATCCCACTGCAGCGCGCGGGGAACAAGACGGAGATCGCGCACAGCACCCTGTACCTGGCCAGCCCCATCTCGTCCTATGTCACTGGCACCACTCTGGTTGTGGATGGTGGGAGCTGGCTCACCTCCCCCAACAGCTTCTCTGCCTTGCTGGGTATTGCCTCCTCTTCTGCTAAACTCTAG
- the NME4 gene encoding nucleoside diphosphate kinase, mitochondrial, producing the protein MGSLGRCLARSLPRGQPGTSSPGPRCYGSAPPALQEKTLVVAKPDALQRRLLGDIIQRFERRGFKLVAMKLLQADRRLVDQHYEQLRLKPFYPSLVAYMTSGPVVAMVWEGYNVVRCARAMVGDSSAVGTIRGDLSVHITRNVVHASDSVEMAQREIGFWFQRDELVAWDSRDRDNIYGL; encoded by the exons ATGGGCTCGCTGGGGCGCTGCCTGGCCCGGAGCCTCCCGCGGGGGCAGCCGGGCACGAGCTCCCCCGGGCCCCGCTGCTACGGCTCCG CCCCCCCGGCGCTGCAGGAGAAGACGCTGGTGGTGGCCAAGCCGGACGCGCTGCAGCGGCGGCTGTTGGGGGACATCATCCAGCGCTTCGAGCGCCGCGGCTTCAAACTGGTGGCCATGAAGCTGCTCCAG GCGGACCGGAGGCTCGTGGACCAGCACTACGAGCAGCTGCGGCTGAAGCCCTTCTACCCCTCGCTCGTCGCCTACATGACCTCGGGGCCGGTGGTGGCCATG GTGTGGGAGGGCTACAACGTGGTGCGGTGCGCGCGGGCCATGGTTGGGGACAGCAGCGCCGTGGGGACAATCCGGGGGGACCTCAGCGTGCACATCACCAG gaACGTGGTCCATGCCAGCGACTCCGTGGAGATGGCCCAGCGGGAGATCGGCTTCTGGTTCCAGCGGGACGAGCTGGTggcctgggacagcagggacagggacaacaTCTACGGGCTCTAG